Genomic segment of Sodaliphilus pleomorphus:
GTTGAGAGTTCGAAACATTCCATTTTTTTCATTACTTTTGCAAGCGATTTATCTGTTATGCCCTCATTTTAAATGAAAGAAACAATGAGCACAGCGGCAATATTTAATGAATAGTCAACCAGAAGAAGGAAAAATGAATACACGTAAATCTCGCATCGGGATTGCACTGGCCTTGATTGCAGCAATGCTGGCAGCCACAGCCATCTATGTCCACGCCAAGCAAGCACAGGGCAACCCGGCATCTGTAGCAGAAAAGGAAAACGCGGCCGACACCATCGCGCCCGCCGTCGAGGCCTTCCCCATGCAAGTGGCAACCAACGGGCGCCCCGACTACATGAACAACGTGGAGTATACCGACAGCACACACTCCCGGGTGAAGATTGCTGTCGACTCCTCGGCCGTCGACTTGAGCAAAGCCGGCGAGTACCCTGTGGTGTTCTATGCCGAGAACGAGGCAGGCAACGTGGCCCAGGCCAAGACCAGCATCGAGGTCATCGACCCCAAGGAGAAAATCATCTACCTCACCTTCGACGACGGCCCCTCGCCCAACACGCCCCACATCCTCAAGATATTGCGCGACAACGGCGTCAAGGCCACATTCTTTGTCACCGCCCAGTGGCCCAAGAGCCTGCCCTACATGACCCAGGCCGCCCGCGATGGCAACGTGGTAGCCGCCCACTCCTATAGCCACAACTTCAAGATCTATTCCAGCCTCGACGCCTACTTTGCCGACCTGGAGCGCATTGAGCAGGAGATCGAGAAGTACACCGGCCAGCGCACACGCATTGTGCGCTTCCCCGGCGGCAGCAGCAACCACGTGTACCGCCGCTACCACCCGGGCAACCGCCAGTGGATCGACACGCTCAAGGCCGCACTGCTCAAGCGCGGATACCAATATGTGGACTGGAGCCTCGACTCGAAAGACGCCGACGGCAACCACGTGCCTGTGACAACGCTCGTGAGCAGCGCCTGCCACACCTATCACCCGCAGATGTGCCTGCTCATGCACGATGCCGCCGCCAAGAAGACCACCGTCGAGGCCCTGCCCGCGATTATCAAGTACTTCAAAGCCCAGGGCTACAAGTTTGGCACCATCAAGAGCACCGACTACGTGTGCCACCACGGCGAGCACGGCATGTGGCCCAACTGACGCGCCCCCACAGCAGCCGGGCAGCGACACGAGGCCCGCTTCCTGTACTGGCTGGAAGCGGGCCTCGTGTCATCAATACCATGCACTTGCGGGGCAGTGGCGCGAGCGGCGGGCAGGGTTAGAGATACTTGTCGCCGAAGGTCATTTTCACCTCGTTCACATAGTTGCGTATCTTCTGCTCCTCGCTGCGGGGCACGATGAGCAGGGCATCGTCGGCATCGGCCACGATATAGTCGTTCAGCCCCGAGGCCACGACGAGCTTGTCGC
This window contains:
- a CDS encoding polysaccharide deacetylase family protein; this encodes MNTRKSRIGIALALIAAMLAATAIYVHAKQAQGNPASVAEKENAADTIAPAVEAFPMQVATNGRPDYMNNVEYTDSTHSRVKIAVDSSAVDLSKAGEYPVVFYAENEAGNVAQAKTSIEVIDPKEKIIYLTFDDGPSPNTPHILKILRDNGVKATFFVTAQWPKSLPYMTQAARDGNVVAAHSYSHNFKIYSSLDAYFADLERIEQEIEKYTGQRTRIVRFPGGSSNHVYRRYHPGNRQWIDTLKAALLKRGYQYVDWSLDSKDADGNHVPVTTLVSSACHTYHPQMCLLMHDAAAKKTTVEALPAIIKYFKAQGYKFGTIKSTDYVCHHGEHGMWPN